Proteins co-encoded in one Dreissena polymorpha isolate Duluth1 chromosome 12, UMN_Dpol_1.0, whole genome shotgun sequence genomic window:
- the LOC127853554 gene encoding uncharacterized protein LOC127853554 produces the protein MNVLLRINLRFYLVMLCGAYFAMLYIFHGNLQTVTSASCDNEGNCFGKSTKSNKHSAANVSKIVPQSYWNVEPKRQVDLTTTVFHSRNVNVLGRERQSSRDKIGSDRSGMIFDLLGASRQHIDQLSETFIGDNKGNNAEAYNLSCFMSSQFPERRFLALEPRSFVYSAYYDERYTDKFVRIMALMAVNSSSRHLKVFCHFQGKNASDIIKQEAIFYEMCENHGKQFGGFILSCKVPNHVINVCTLAVSMEIVAINGKYIPPLTNIQQLNVYLLTFSWNYGSIHRGVHFGLNSQKLVPDQTEFNLQSLNENSEILTSSAIPSKDIHTNKIATKGSTYFQYSICIPPLFGNIDTVKLLEFIELNILLGFQHFIFYVSDLDSAEVYKLLNFYVKQNIVTIVDFKLPPIIQKSMIWYNGQLNAHNDCLYRAMSISRFVAIIDIDEYIVPHNGEFRVTETLKELFADKTVCGLSFQSAFYDPKFTASITDDNIEMGLTTQTSTHRSTVFSKVRTKVFVESQKVFEVGIHHVSKPANEEYRVLKVNTSISFLHHYRSCVPNYGMKCGSSVKDDSMDKYLSHLKKAVTSAYEKIFSEVLKL, from the coding sequence ATGAATGTTCTCCTTCGTATCAACCTTCGTTTCTACCTTGTCATGTTATGTGGGGCATATTTCGCCATGCTCTACATTTTCCACGGCAACCTTCAAACAGTGACGTCTGCCTCTTGTGACAATGAGGGAAATTGCTTTGGAAAATCCACGAAATCTAATAAACACTCTGCCGCAAATGTGTCAAAAATTGTCCCGCAAAGTTATTGGAATGTCGAACCGAAACGACAAGTGGATTTGACAACCACGGTTTTCCACTCTAGAAATGTAAATGTCCTTGGTAGGGAGAGGCAGTCAAGTAGAGATAAGATTGGAAGTGATAGATCGGGAATGATATTCGACCTTCTTGGTGCAAGTAGACAACATATTGATCAGCTATCAGAAACATTTATTGGagacaataaaggaaataatgcAGAGGCTTACAATTTGTCTTGTTTTATGTCGTCTCAGTTTCCAGAAAGAAGGTTTTTGGCCCTTGAGCCGAGAAGTTTCGTGTATTCAGCCTATTACGACGAGAGATATACGGACAAGTTCGTACGGATCATGGCGCTAATGGCTGTAAATAGTAGCAGCAGACATCTTAAAGTGTTCTGCCACTTTCAAGGCAAAAATGCATCagacattataaaacaagaagccattttttatgaaatgtgtGAAAACCATGGAAAGCAATTTGGCGGCTTTATCCTGTCCTGTAAAGTTCCAAACCATGTGATTAATGTCTGTACATTGGCAGTTTCCATGGAAATTGTTGCCATTAATGGCAAATACATTCCACCCTTGACCAACATTCAACAGTTAAATGTTTACCTATTGACATTTTCTTGGAACTATGGAAGTATACATAGGGGCGTCCATTTTGGATTAAATTCGCAGAAGTTGGTGCCTGATCAAACTGAATTTAATTTACAGTCACTAAATGAGAATTCTGAAATTCTTACTTCAAGTGCTATTCCTTCTAAAGACATTCATACCAATAAGATTGCTACAAAAGGTTCAACTTATTTTCAGTACAGCATATGCATTCCACCATTGTTTGGAAATATTGACACAGTGAAACTTCTAGAATTTATTGAATTGAATATTCTGCTGGGATTCCAGCATTTTATTTTCTACGTCAGTGATTTAGACTCTGCTGAAGTTTACAAGTTGCTAAATTTTTATGTTAAACAGAATATAGTCACTATAGTAGATTTTAAATTACCACCCATAATTCAGAAGTCCATGATATGGTATAATGGGCAGCTGAACGCCCATAATGACTGCCTTTATCGCGCCATGTCCATATCAAGATTTGTCGCTATTATCGACATAGATGAATACATCGTTCCGCACAATGGTGAGTTCAGAGTCACAGAAACTTTAAAGGAGTTATTTGCAGACAAAACTGTATGCGGTTTAAGTTTTCAAAGTGCATTCTACGACCCAAAATTTACGGCCAGCATCACAGACGATAACATTGAGATGGGTCTTACCACGCAGACTTCCACTCATAGGTCAACTGTGTTCAGTAAAGTTCGAACGAAAGTTTTTGTTGAATCTCAAAAAGTCTTTGAGGTTGGGATTCATCACGTCAGTAAGCCTGCCAATGAGGAGTATCGGGTTTTGAAGGTCAACACTTCAATCTCGTTCCTTCACCACTACCGATCCTGTGTACCGAATTATGGGATGAAATGTGGGAGTTCTGTGAAAGACGATAGCATGGATAAATATTTGTCGCATTTGAAAAAGGCTGTCACAAGTGCATACGAGAAGATTTTTTCTGaagttttaaaattatga